A section of the Haloferax sp. Atlit-12N genome encodes:
- a CDS encoding mandelate racemase/muconate lactonizing enzyme family protein yields the protein MHVTDIEVIPISHRLPDGQGLGDARGFGHDRATTLIRVDTDTGEVGWGEAFAPGSVVAPVVDEFFRDDVVGMDPFDVRRLAEESYTDPYHFGGSVFVQSALSGIDVALWDLVGKATGKPVHRLLGGTPRETLTAYASTMYFTEEDRDIAEPIRDAVDEGFSAAKIKIGSGTDSDVERVRTARQLLGDDARLMVDINGNYRPRQAIRTAKAIEEFDITWMEEPVPPENLSGYREVKRGADVPLAAGEAHYGRFEFKRLVDDRTVDVVQPNLGRCGGLSEASRIADLASTENVAVRPHIWNSAVGLAAAVQFAASVSDYPHTRHVPDPMMVEFDRSENPLRDEILQTPFDPTGGEVDVPQAPGLGVEIDEDALERYRADR from the coding sequence ATGCACGTAACCGACATCGAAGTCATCCCGATATCGCACCGCCTCCCCGACGGGCAGGGCCTCGGCGACGCCCGCGGGTTCGGCCACGACAGGGCGACGACACTCATCCGCGTCGACACCGACACCGGCGAGGTCGGCTGGGGCGAGGCGTTCGCGCCGGGGAGCGTCGTCGCGCCCGTCGTCGACGAGTTCTTCCGCGACGACGTGGTCGGCATGGACCCCTTCGACGTGCGGCGACTCGCCGAGGAGTCGTACACCGACCCGTACCACTTCGGCGGGAGCGTCTTCGTCCAGAGCGCCCTCAGCGGCATCGACGTGGCGCTGTGGGACCTCGTCGGCAAGGCGACCGGCAAGCCCGTCCACCGGCTCCTCGGCGGGACGCCCCGCGAGACGCTCACGGCCTACGCCTCGACGATGTACTTCACCGAGGAGGACCGAGACATCGCCGAGCCGATTCGCGACGCCGTCGACGAGGGCTTCTCGGCGGCCAAGATAAAAATCGGCAGCGGCACCGACTCCGACGTGGAGCGGGTTCGAACCGCCCGCCAACTTCTCGGCGACGACGCGCGACTGATGGTCGACATCAACGGGAACTACCGGCCGCGACAGGCGATTCGAACCGCGAAGGCCATCGAGGAGTTCGACATCACGTGGATGGAAGAGCCGGTCCCGCCGGAGAACCTCTCGGGCTACCGCGAGGTCAAACGCGGCGCCGACGTGCCTCTCGCGGCCGGCGAGGCGCACTACGGCCGGTTCGAGTTCAAGCGCCTCGTGGACGACCGGACGGTCGACGTGGTCCAGCCGAACCTCGGCAGGTGCGGCGGGCTCTCGGAGGCGAGCCGAATCGCCGACCTCGCCAGCACGGAGAACGTGGCGGTCCGGCCGCACATCTGGAACAGCGCTGTCGGCCTCGCCGCGGCGGTCCAGTTCGCGGCGTCGGTCTCGGACTACCCGCACACGCGGCACGTCCCGGACCCGATGATGGTCGAGTTCGACCGGAGCGAGAACCCGCTCCGCGACGAGATTCTGCAAACCCCGTTCGACCCGACTGGCGGCGAAGTGGACGTGCCACAGGCACCCGGACTGGGCGTCGAAATCGACGAAGACGCGCTTGAGCGGTACCGAGCTGACCGCTGA
- a CDS encoding universal stress protein has translation MVVDSTDSNERLLTEAGQIAAGTDTPLVLLTRITEDEIVENAETLQAMSDAANTPLESNSAREVATRFASQAADEAFESVDGTVEYDAVTVVADEGEFADEVIRVADERGCDHVYVAGRQRSPTGKALFGDTAQRVVLNFDGPVTILTE, from the coding sequence GTGGTAGTCGACAGTACGGACTCCAACGAGCGCCTCCTTACTGAGGCGGGACAAATCGCGGCCGGCACGGACACACCGCTCGTACTCCTCACGCGAATCACCGAGGACGAGATCGTCGAGAACGCCGAGACGTTGCAGGCGATGAGCGACGCCGCCAACACGCCGCTGGAGTCGAACTCCGCGCGGGAAGTCGCCACCCGCTTCGCGTCGCAGGCCGCCGATGAGGCGTTCGAGTCGGTGGACGGAACCGTCGAGTACGACGCCGTCACCGTCGTGGCCGACGAGGGCGAGTTCGCGGACGAGGTGATTCGCGTCGCCGACGAGCGCGGCTGTGACCACGTCTACGTCGCCGGGCGACAGCGCTCGCCGACCGGGAAGGCGCTGTTCGGCGACACCGCACAGCGCGTCGTCCTCAACTTCGACGGGCCGGTCACCATCCTGACCGAGTGA
- a CDS encoding glycoside hydrolase family 4: protein MYQLSEQAEPVPSGSSRTIDIGYIGGGSQGWAHTLINDLAQCPDLAGSVTLYDVNYEMASKNALLGNRVMDRDEAVGDWSFEATRSMDKALDGADFVICSIQDPPGETFVHDIDVPQEYGIYQTVADTVGPGGAIRALRAIPQYREIAATVRERCPDAWVINYTNPMTVCTRTLYEEFPDIKAIGLCHEVFKTQKLFAEMAERYIDDAEDVARDEVRVNVKGVNHFTWVDEARWRDRDVFQYLDEELDRRKSLFDREPGDLDAESYWVNNEEVALDLYDRFGVLGAAGDRHLVEFVPWYLSIDEPEEIQRYGIRLTPSSARVSDDEGPDEMERYLEGDAEFEFHESGEEAVDIMRALSGEGTFVTHLNYPNEGQVDGLPEGAVVETNALLSGDDVTPLCAGGLPDEVESMVETHVTNQETLVRAGFEGDLDLAFQAFLNEPLVTVSRDEAQELFAKLVELEREYFADYDLDASVLQA from the coding sequence ATGTATCAGCTGTCGGAGCAAGCGGAGCCTGTACCGTCGGGTTCGTCCCGAACCATCGACATCGGCTACATCGGCGGCGGGAGTCAGGGGTGGGCCCACACGCTCATCAACGACCTCGCGCAGTGTCCTGACCTCGCGGGGAGCGTCACGCTGTACGACGTGAACTACGAGATGGCGTCGAAGAACGCCCTCCTCGGCAACCGCGTGATGGACCGCGATGAGGCGGTCGGTGACTGGTCGTTCGAGGCGACCCGGAGCATGGACAAGGCGCTCGACGGGGCCGATTTCGTCATCTGCTCGATTCAGGACCCGCCGGGCGAGACGTTCGTCCACGACATCGACGTGCCCCAGGAGTACGGCATCTATCAGACGGTCGCCGACACCGTCGGCCCCGGCGGGGCGATTCGGGCGCTGCGAGCGATTCCGCAGTACCGCGAAATCGCCGCGACGGTCCGCGAGCGCTGTCCGGACGCGTGGGTCATCAACTACACCAACCCGATGACGGTCTGCACGCGGACGCTCTACGAGGAGTTCCCGGACATCAAGGCCATTGGGCTCTGTCACGAGGTGTTCAAGACGCAGAAGCTGTTCGCCGAGATGGCGGAGCGCTACATCGACGACGCCGAGGACGTCGCCCGCGACGAGGTTCGGGTCAACGTCAAGGGGGTCAACCACTTCACGTGGGTCGACGAGGCGCGGTGGCGCGACCGCGACGTGTTCCAGTACCTCGACGAGGAACTCGACCGGCGAAAGTCGCTTTTCGACCGCGAGCCGGGCGACCTCGACGCCGAATCCTACTGGGTGAACAACGAGGAGGTCGCCCTCGACCTCTACGACCGCTTCGGCGTCCTCGGCGCGGCGGGCGACCGTCACCTCGTGGAGTTCGTCCCGTGGTATCTGAGCATCGACGAACCCGAGGAAATCCAGCGCTACGGTATCCGACTCACGCCGAGTTCGGCCCGCGTCTCCGACGACGAGGGTCCGGACGAGATGGAGCGCTACCTCGAAGGCGACGCGGAGTTCGAGTTCCACGAGTCGGGCGAGGAGGCGGTCGACATCATGCGGGCGCTCTCCGGCGAGGGAACGTTCGTCACGCATCTCAACTACCCCAACGAGGGGCAGGTCGACGGTCTCCCCGAGGGCGCGGTGGTGGAGACGAACGCGCTCCTCTCCGGCGACGACGTGACACCCCTCTGTGCGGGCGGCCTCCCCGACGAGGTCGAGAGCATGGTCGAAACCCACGTCACGAATCAGGAGACGCTCGTGCGCGCGGGCTTCGAGGGCGACCTCGACCTCGCGTTTCAGGCGTTCCTCAACGAACCGCTCGTCACCGTCTCGCGCGACGAGGCACAGGAGCTGTTCGCGAAACTCGTCGAACTGGAGCGCGAGTACTTCGCCGACTACGACCTCGACGCGTCGGTCCTGCAGGCGTAA
- a CDS encoding LLM class flavin-dependent oxidoreductase: MSSANSRGLSFGCQVVSYGNVEETIQRAVRAETAGFDTVTVPDHLFHPTGSEEYLVDPPWEAFSVLGAIAQRTDEVTLMPGVADSVRRHPTELAHVTATLDRMTDGRAGLGIGAGEAFNFAPISDIDWDDPYTRFRECVAVIDGLWNSTVDEPFSFAGDYFDLDDAHMGLKPAQDPRPPLWIGGYGESMRGLTGAVADGWFPWIYSPDEYAADLQKVLDVAADRGRDPEAIDRAVMVPTTVSDDGDEARAAGIERNRVNLALRPPLLADMGYEDIAESTPIMWQMAFDEQQERQLSAAAERIPDEAVDDICVAGDPARAIERIEAFRDAGVDNLVLIPVGDYEETMRHYENEIIPYFSER, from the coding sequence ATGTCGAGCGCCAATAGCCGCGGTTTGAGCTTCGGCTGTCAAGTTGTCAGCTACGGAAACGTCGAGGAAACCATCCAGCGAGCGGTCCGAGCCGAGACGGCCGGGTTCGACACCGTCACCGTCCCGGACCACCTGTTTCATCCGACCGGCTCCGAGGAGTATCTGGTGGACCCGCCGTGGGAGGCGTTCTCCGTCCTCGGGGCGATAGCCCAGCGCACCGATGAGGTGACTCTCATGCCCGGCGTCGCCGACTCGGTGCGCCGGCACCCGACCGAACTCGCGCACGTCACGGCCACGCTGGACCGGATGACGGACGGTCGAGCCGGTCTCGGCATCGGGGCCGGCGAGGCGTTCAACTTCGCCCCGATTTCGGACATCGACTGGGACGACCCGTACACCCGGTTCAGGGAGTGCGTCGCCGTCATCGACGGGCTGTGGAACTCGACGGTAGACGAGCCGTTTTCCTTCGCGGGGGACTACTTCGACCTCGACGACGCGCACATGGGGCTGAAGCCCGCACAGGACCCGCGCCCGCCGCTCTGGATAGGCGGCTACGGCGAGAGCATGCGCGGTCTGACGGGCGCGGTCGCGGACGGCTGGTTCCCGTGGATTTACTCGCCCGACGAGTACGCGGCCGACCTGCAGAAAGTCCTCGACGTGGCCGCAGACCGCGGCCGCGACCCCGAGGCCATCGACCGCGCCGTCATGGTTCCGACGACAGTCTCCGACGACGGCGACGAGGCGCGCGCGGCCGGCATCGAGCGTAACCGCGTGAATCTCGCGCTCCGGCCGCCGCTCCTCGCCGACATGGGCTACGAGGATATCGCGGAGTCGACGCCAATCATGTGGCAGATGGCGTTCGACGAGCAACAGGAACGGCAACTGTCGGCGGCGGCCGAGCGCATCCCCGACGAGGCTGTTGACGACATCTGCGTCGCCGGCGACCCCGCCCGCGCCATCGAGCGCATCGAGGCGTTCCGCGACGCGGGCGTCGATAACCTCGTTCTCATCCCGGTCGGTGACTACGAGGAGACGATGCGGCACTACGAAAACGAGATTATCCCGTACTTCAGCGAGCGGTAG